A stretch of Helicobacter pylori oki112 DNA encodes these proteins:
- a CDS encoding DNA adenine methylase: MHANLFNQNISKKDVFLHNLRSNNGRYKRYIKAPLRYGGGKSLAVGLIVEYIPNGVRRIISPFIGGGSVEIACATELGLEVLGFDIFDILVNFYQVLLKDKQALYNNLLSLEPTQETYNIIKQELKAHYRKECVLDPLILARDYYFNFNLSYGPGFLGWMSKIYTDKQRYLNALLKIKDFNAPSLKVECSSFEEVLLAYPNDFFYLDPPYVLENSKMFKGIYPMRNFPIHHNGFKHEVLAHMLKRHKGPFILSYNDCEFVRNAYKDFKILEPSWQYTMGQGEIRMGKNRLERGDNNHVKQSHELLIIKE, translated from the coding sequence ATGCATGCCAATTTATTTAACCAAAACATTAGTAAAAAAGATGTTTTTTTGCACAATTTACGCTCCAATAATGGGCGTTACAAACGCTACATAAAAGCCCCTTTAAGATATGGTGGGGGCAAGTCTTTAGCTGTAGGGTTAATAGTGGAGTATATACCTAATGGTGTGCGTAGGATTATTAGCCCTTTTATAGGTGGGGGGAGCGTAGAAATTGCATGCGCAACAGAGTTGGGTTTAGAAGTGTTGGGTTTTGATATTTTTGACATTTTAGTGAATTTTTATCAAGTGTTGCTCAAAGACAAACAAGCTCTTTATAATAATTTGCTCTCTTTAGAACCTACGCAAGAAACTTACAACATTATCAAACAAGAGTTAAAAGCCCATTATAGAAAAGAATGCGTTTTAGACCCTTTAATTTTGGCTAGAGATTATTACTTTAACTTTAATTTAAGCTATGGGCCAGGATTTTTAGGGTGGATGAGTAAAATTTACACTGACAAACAACGCTATCTAAACGCCCTTTTAAAAATTAAAGATTTTAACGCCCCTAGTTTAAAGGTGGAATGCTCTAGTTTTGAAGAAGTGTTGCTCGCTTATCCTAATGATTTTTTCTATCTTGACCCCCCTTATGTGTTAGAAAATTCTAAAATGTTTAAGGGGATTTATCCTATGCGTAATTTTCCTATCCACCATAATGGTTTTAAACATGAAGTATTGGCTCACATGCTAAAAAGGCATAAAGGGCCATTTATTTTAAGTTATAATGACTGCGAATTTGTAAGGAATGCTTATAAAGATTTTAAAATTTTAGAACCATCTTGGCAATACACTATGGGACAAGGCGAGATCAGAATGGGTAAAAATCGCTTAGAAAGAGGCGATAATAACCATGTCAAACAATCTCATGAGTTATTGATTATCAAGGAGTAA
- a CDS encoding GIY-YIG nuclease family protein, giving the protein MYISEVKTAFKIADVEYVKDSTKLNFNYLKDLKDENNQSLSQNILTQNVARVYLIVVNGEIKKIGGSQADGGIKSTLNIYKDGGVKGRPSIRSFGVWYFLYHTILTGAKIEFYMIYQPNFETQVKGLFGFHAIKDASISYKLLEQACLTDYRNNSNDALPEWNVQEQGKDWPNDIKDEHANITQKAQNREKAVHRKAIDKPSGTLKD; this is encoded by the coding sequence ATGTATATTAGCGAAGTCAAAACTGCCTTTAAAATCGCTGATGTAGAATACGTGAAAGACAGCACAAAGTTAAATTTTAACTATCTTAAGGATTTAAAAGATGAAAATAATCAATCTTTATCTCAAAATATTTTAACTCAAAATGTGGCTAGAGTGTATTTAATTGTAGTGAATGGTGAGATTAAAAAAATCGGTGGTTCTCAAGCAGATGGTGGGATTAAAAGCACGCTCAATATTTATAAAGATGGGGGAGTCAAAGGGAGGCCTAGTATTAGAAGTTTTGGCGTGTGGTATTTTCTTTATCACACAATACTCACAGGGGCTAAAATAGAATTTTACATGATTTATCAGCCTAATTTTGAAACTCAAGTGAAAGGCTTGTTTGGTTTTCATGCAATCAAAGATGCAAGTATAAGCTATAAACTTTTAGAGCAAGCTTGCCTGACGGATTATAGAAACAATAGCAATGACGCGTTACCCGAATGGAATGTGCAAGAGCAGGGCAAAGATTGGCCAAATGATATTAAAGATGAGCATGCCAATATCACTCAAAAAGCTCAAAACAGAGAAAAGGCCGTCCATAGAAAAGCGATTGACAAACCTAGTGGAACTTTAAAAGATTAA
- a CDS encoding DNA cytosine methyltransferase: MYKVADIFCGAGGLSYGFSMHPYFELIWANDIEKDAILSYQANHKKTQTILCDIMQLNCRNLPCVSIDILLGGPPCQSYSTLGKRKMDEKANLFKEYLRLLDLVKPKMFVFENVVGLMSMQKGQLFKQICNAFKERGYILEHAILNALDYGVPQIRERVFLVGVLKSFKQKFHFPKPIKTHFSLKDALGDLPPIQSGENGDALGYLKNADNVFLEFVRNSKELSEHSSPKNNEKLIKIMQTLKDGQSKDDLPKNLRPKSGYTNTYAKMWWEKPAPTITRNFSTPSSSRCIHPRDSRALSIREGARLQSFPDNYKFCGSSSAKRLQIGNAVPPLLSVALAHAVFDFLRDKNV, translated from the coding sequence TTGTATAAGGTAGCAGATATTTTTTGTGGCGCTGGAGGATTGAGCTATGGCTTTTCTATGCACCCTTATTTTGAATTAATATGGGCTAACGATATAGAAAAGGACGCCATTTTAAGCTATCAAGCCAATCATAAAAAGACGCAAACCATTTTATGCGATATTATGCAACTTAATTGCCGCAACTTGCCATGCGTTTCAATTGATATTCTACTAGGCGGACCACCATGCCAGAGCTATTCTACTCTTGGCAAAAGAAAAATGGATGAAAAAGCGAATCTGTTTAAAGAATATTTGCGGCTTTTAGATTTAGTAAAACCAAAAATGTTTGTCTTTGAAAATGTGGTGGGTTTAATGTCTATGCAAAAAGGGCAATTATTCAAACAAATTTGTAACGCTTTTAAAGAGAGAGGTTATATTTTAGAACATGCCATTTTAAATGCCCTAGATTATGGTGTGCCTCAAATAAGGGAGCGAGTGTTTTTAGTGGGCGTGCTTAAAAGCTTTAAACAAAAATTCCACTTCCCCAAACCCATAAAAACGCATTTTTCTCTAAAAGACGCTTTAGGAGATTTACCACCCATTCAAAGCGGTGAAAATGGTGATGCTTTAGGTTATCTTAAAAATGCGGATAATGTTTTTTTGGAATTTGTGCGAAATTCTAAAGAATTAAGCGAGCATAGCAGTCCTAAAAATAATGAGAAACTTATAAAAATCATGCAAACGCTAAAAGACGGACAGAGTAAAGATGATTTGCCTAAAAATTTACGCCCCAAAAGTGGTTATACTAATACCTATGCCAAAATGTGGTGGGAAAAACCAGCCCCCACTATTACAAGAAATTTTTCTACCCCAAGCAGTTCTAGGTGTATCCATCCAAGAGACTCTAGAGCGTTAAGCATTAGAGAGGGAGCAAGATTGCAAAGCTTTCCTGATAATTATAAATTCTGTGGGAGCTCTAGCGCTAAAAGATTGCAAATTGGCAATGCCGTTCCGCCTTTATTGAGTGTAGCGCTCGCTCATGCTGTCTTTGATTTTTTAAGGGATAAAAATGTTTGA